CCAGGGCGCTTTCTATCTGGCCCATGCGTGCGCTGAGCTGTTCCCAGCCGGTGTAGCGCAGCAGCAATACAAAAATATCCGAAGAAACGCGGGCGCAACGCTCGGCAGAGGAAACCCGTCCCTGCAAAATTGCGCTGTAGGCGCGCAACACCTCATCCCCGCGAGAAAAGCCCAGCTGGTCGTTGATGGCTTTGAACTGGCAGATGTCGCCCATAAGCAGGGCGTAACGATCCTGGCCAGTTTTGAGCAACTGGGTACTGTCTTCACGGAATTTTTCCAGGTTGGGCATGCCGGTGAGGACGTCGCGGTAGAGCAGGTTTTCAATACGCCTTTTGCTGCCGGATTTGATGGCCAGCGCGCAGGCCAGCAGCGCCACCACAAGGCCAAAGACGGCAACGGTGCCCCCCATGGTTCCCACTGGGTGCTGGCGGATAAATTCCGGCAAGCTGACCTTGCCCGTGGCGGGCAGATTTGCCAGCACGGGTCCGTCAATATCCGTGGGGGGCAAAGCCTGCAGGCATTTGTCCAGGATGCTGAATATCCTGCTGTCTGCCTGGGGAGCCACGCCCATGCGCAGGTTGCTGAGCAGGTGGGGCTGCACTTCCACGCGCAGTCCGGCGTAGGGTGGTTCGGCCAGAAGGGCTCTGGCCATGTGCAGATTGGTGTAGACGGCGTCCACCCTGTTCCCTGTCAGGTCGTCCAGGCAGGCGCGCAGGCTCTGGTGCTGCACAATGTTGCGGCCGGGAAGGGCTGCCGCCGCCTGGGCAGAGAGCAGAAGCCCTTCCTGCAGGGCCACCCGCGCCTCGTCCGTGGCGCGGATATCTCCTCGGCTCAGGCGCACGCTGACGGAGCGCAGGTAGGGACGACTGGTGCGCAGGTTAAGGGATTTGTCCTGCAAAAAATCCCCGGTCAGGCAGGCCAGAACGTCAATTTCATTTTTTTCAGCCAGCTCCACTGCCCGGGGGAGCGGCATGGGCACATAGTGGAAGCGCAGGCCGCAGTTTTGTTCCAGTTGTGTAAATATGTTGCGGACGATGCCGGTAAAGGCGCCTGTCTGGGCGTCCTGATACTGCAGCGGCGGGGCGTCCGGGCCGTAGGCCACGGTAATGGGCCGCCCGTGCTTGATGAAATCTTCTTCCTCGGCGGTGAAGTCGTTATGGCGCGGCAGGGCGACAGTTTTTTTTTGTAAAAGTTCCAGACTGTGATCGGCGGCGTCCCGGGCCATTTCGCGCTGCGCGGCGTTGATGTCGGCGAGCAGGTAGGCCTTGCGGGGCGACAGGGCCAGATAGAAGGGTTCCGCCGCCAGCCGGACGACCGGCTTAAAAGGCATGTTCTCGCCCAGATACGCCACGGCTGCGCCGTCCACAGTGCCCTGCCGCAGGGCCGTGAGCATGGCGGCCGTAGAAAGAAAAGGCACCACAGTGGTTGAAAGGTTCTGGGCCTGGTAAAAATTTTTGAAGTGTTCTGTGGCCTTGGACTGGAGCACTACTCCCACGCGCATGCCGTTAAAGGCAGCTGGGCGGGCATGGTCATAGCGGGGGTCGTCCGCGCGCACACTGAGAGTCACAAAGGCATTGCCCATGGGCAGCGCGGGAAAGAGCATTTTTTGCGCGCGTTGAGGTGTGTAGAAAACCCCGGGCAGGATATCCGCCTCGCCCTGTTCCAGCAGACGCAGGCAGTGCGCCCAGTTCCCGCCATCCACGGGCTCCAACTGCAAATGGGCCTTGCGGGCCACCGCCTCCATATATTCCACCAGCAGGCCCCGATAACTGCCGTCAGGCAGTCGGTGCATATACTGACCAAACGCTCTGTACGCCACGCGCACGGTTTCCTGAGGGCCGCTCTTTGCCTGCGGCTGCGGCGGCAGAAGGAGCAGCAGCACAAAAAAAGAGGTCAGAAGGACGAGCCGTGCCTTGAGCATATTTGTCACGTATCGTGTCTGAGGTGTGGAGAGTGCGCGGGCCCGCATTTACCAAAAAAAGGAGCGCAAGGCTGCGGAAGCTGTAGCAACCGGACCACGCCCGTGCACGGTCTGCCGCTGTTGCCCCAACCAAACGTCACGCGGACGCTGGTTGCGTATAAAGCGGACCTTTTGAGGCCGCGCTCCCAGAGCTTTTTGGGGCCTTTGTTCACGGCATGCCATCGTTGTCAAAAAGTGTAGCGGTTTCATCATATTCATGCAAGATGTATTTTTTCTTGCATGTATTGTGCCCAGACGATGCTGTGGTGAAAATTTTTCAAATTAGTTTGTTAGTAATATATTCTATGGTTAAAAATTATTTATGTTTTAATTTTTAAGTCAAAAGTAATAAGATTTTTTACTATAAAAATATAAAATAAAATTAGTATTATGTTTTTTTTGCTATTTATTGCAGTAGTAAAAATATGATACTATTTTTTTGAGATAACATACTATCTAAATTATATAGCAATGATATATCTATTTTTATGTTTATTTAAAAAATAAATATATGCTGTATTTTGTTTAACAACATTTTCTGCACAAAAATAAAACTGAAATAACTGTTTCTTTATCTTATTTCTATCTGGAAAAAGTCATTATAAAGTCTTAGTGAGTTTTTGCCTGAAGAAAAATAATTTTATATATAACTATAGTAAATTATTGATAAATTTTTTGATGAAAAAAATTCAGCCAGGAAGGTTTTTGTTTTTGTTGCAAAAATATTAGCAGTTAGATGTCGCTATTGCGTTTGGGTACTATAGCTCATGTTCTCCTGTGGGATTTTGTGTATTGTCATTCTATGCAAGTGTACCCTTATCTGGCTGAAGCTCTTGCGGAAGTCATCGAGGCTCTGCGCACGGAGCGGGGCATGACCAAATCGTCGCTGGCAGAGAGGGCCAGTCTTGAACGGCGCTACTTGCGCGAGATTGAGCAGCGATTGAAGCGACCTACGGTCAATGCCGTCTATGCCATCTGTGATGCGCTGGAGGTGCCGCCCGAAGATTTTTTTCAGCGGGTAAGCCGGGAAATTGAAAAAAAGAAACGCTCCAGATCCCTGTGTGCGCAGACAAGCCTGCGCACGGGGCAATAGTGTTGTGGTGCTGGCCGCCCTTAGAGCATTTAACACTTGAAATGCTCGCTTACGGCAGGCAAAAGCCTGCCTTCTCGCATTTAGTGGCAAGGATTTTCAAGAAAATCCTTGCAGAGCAGTTAGCTCATTTCATTCGTAAACTGCTCTAGAAGCAAATTACCTTTGAGAAGCGGTGTCGCATCGGTTTTTGCCTCAGGGCGCAACCTTTTTTCCCAATAAAAATGGCCGCGCAGGAGCAACCCGCGCGGCGCTGCAGGGCGGGCGGATAGCGTTTACTGGTCCACACGGATATCCAGGGTACGCTTGTCCTTGGAAAGTGTGTAGCGCGTTTTTTGGGGCTTGGCCGTCAGGTCAATGACCACGCGGGTTCTGTCGCCCATTTTGCCGATACGCACGTTGGTCACCAAGGGATTTTTGGGCACGCCCGGGGCCTTGATCTGCCATGTGCCGTCCAAATCCACCACTACCCTGTGCGGGCCGGTGAGCTGCATAGGCTTGTAGACCAGAGGCCTATTGCCGACCAAGCGCACTGTGGCGCCCGTTTCTCTGGAAAAAATCACAAAACGGGTGATGGCCTGTTGCGCCGGCGCGGGCTTGGCGGCTTCAGCTTTGGTGGCCGGAGCGGGCTTCGGAGCTTCAGCCTTGGCGGTTGGAGCGGGCTTCGGGGCCGTTTGCGCCGCAGTGTGGGGGCGGGGTTGCTCCATGGGTTCGGGCCGGGGCGCGGCCGGGGCCTGGCGCTCCGCTTGAGCCGTCGTCTGCATTGCCGGGGGCTGGGTTGTCGTCGCCTGGGGGGCTGCGCCCGGCAGAGCCTGCGGAGCCGACAGGGGCGCGGGGGGTTCGTCTGCGTCCAGTGGCTGCACCGCCGGCCGCACGGCCTCTGGGGCTGCAGCCTGCGGTGACGCCGGCGGCACGACGGCCGGAAGCGCGTCGACTGTGGCCGGAGCGGCCAAGTCTGCGGGCGGCGGCGTCACGCCCGGCCCGCGCAGACGGTCGTTGAGCATAATGAGGGCCATGCCGAGAATGCAAACGGCCAGTAACAGACTGAGAATGGCTTTGTTCATGCCTGAAGGCTCCTGCTGGAAGTGCGGCTGCCGACGCGGGTTCAGTGCGGCGTCGAGGGGGCGGCGCTCCCTTTGTGCTGCAGCTTTTCCTTGCGGATATGGGCGAGCATCCTGATGTAAACGGGCTCCTGGGCATCCATGTGGATGGCGGTGCGGACATGGCTGGCCGCCTCGTCGTAACGGCCCAGGAGGCAGAGGATGCGGGCCAGATTGAAGTGGGCGTGGTCGTCGTCCGGGGCCAGCTCTACGGCCTTGCGGCTGAACAGCAGGGCCAGGTCAGGCAGAGCGTTTTGCCGCAGGCGCACGCCAAAATCCCGGAACATATGTTTGTGCCCGGGGGTGATGTTTTCGTTGGTCTGAGCCAATTGTTCCAGAGCGGCCAGCGCCGCCTGGCGTTCTTTGGGACGTTTGAGTCTGAGCAGGGTCTGGCGGAAGGTTTCCCGCAGATTATCTTCCGTCAGCCGGGCCAGATGCGCCCTTTGCAGATCAAAAGCCTGTCCTGCAGGGGCAGTCGCGCCGGGCTCGAAAAGGGTTGGGGGGGCAGCCTGGCGCGCCACGCGGACGTCAGGGCCGGCCGCTGTGGGGCCTGCCGTGCGCACAGTCAGACGGGCGGCCGCGTGAGCCTGCGGCGTCGCCGCATACGGGGTGTCCGATGGCTGGGTCGCGGCCGGCTGCGGGGCCACCAGACGCCGGGCAGCTGCTCCACGGGCAGACTGCGCCTGCCGTGCAGCCTCGCGGGCGGCCTGTAGTGGCGGTGTCGCCGGGCTGGAGGCTTGCGTCTGTGTCGTGGCTGGGGCCTGCACTGCGGCCAGCGGCTGCTGTGCGACCTTGCCGCTGGGCTGCCAGAGGGCCGGGTCAGGATTGGCCATAGGCATGACCAACACTTCGGGTTCCAGGCAAAAATTTTTGCGAAAGGCTCGGGTGCTGATGCGCTCGGCTGCCGCCAGAGGCTGCAGCGCGGAGTCCAGTTCCTGCACGGCGTAGGCGCCGTCCGGCAGTTCCCAGACAAAGAAGAGGATCTTGCGGCGGTCGTCCTTCCAGCCCGTGGACAGGGAGTGCACGCCGGAGAATTTAGGCTGACGCATGGCCTGAATGTACATTATTTGCGCCGAATGGCAAGATTGTCCTGATGCCCTTTACCTGCCGGGGGCTTTGGACTACCATGCCCCCATGCATGAAATGTCCATTGCTCAAAGCCTGCTGCAGATGGCGGTTGAGGAAATTTCCCACCGGGGCTGCAGCCGTCTGCAAGTGGTCAGCGTCGCCTGCGGCGCTTTGTCGGGCGTGGTGCCCGAATCGCTGCAGTTTTGTTTTGAAATTCTGGTCAAGGATACGCCCCATGAGGGCGCGCGGCTGGAAATCACCGTGCTGCCGTTGCGCCTGCGCTGCAGCCAGTGCGGCAAAGTTTTTGGCGGGGAAGGGCAGGACGCCCTGTGGGAGCCGTGTCCGGACTGCGGCGAACAATTCGGACATGTGGTGGAGCAGGGCAAAGAGCTGTACCTGGACCGCATTGAGGCGCTCTGATCTGCATTGGAGCGCTTTGCCTATGCAGCGCGCCGGAGCGTCCGGTTTGGCAGAATTTTGTGATTACCCGCATGGGGGCGGCAGGCCCTGCCGCCCCCCGACAAGGAGAACGGCATGCAGATTCCTGTAGTGCGCAATGTGCTTGAAGCCAATGAAAAAATGGCTGCCCATGTGCGGCGGCTGCTCTCGGACAAGGGGATTCTGACCCTTAATCTGATCAGTTCGCCCGGCGCCGGCAAAACCACGCTGCTGGAGCGGACGCTGCGCGACCTTGCGGGCGAGTTTCGCATGGCCGTGGTGGAAGGGGATCTGCAAACGGACAACGACGCCCGCCGCGTGGCCGCCACGGGTGCGCAGGCCGTGCAGATCAATACCGACGGCGGCTGTCACCTGGACAGCAATATGGTGCTTACCGCCCTGGAAAGCCTGAACCTTGACGGTGTGGACATCCTGTTTATTGAAAATGTGGGCAACCTGGTCTGTCCGGTGGAATTTGACTGCGGCGAAGACGCCAAGGTGGCCCTTTTAAGCGTGACTGAAGGGGACGACAAGCCGGAGAAATATCCCTTGCTGTTCAACTTGGCCAAGGCCATGGTGCTCAACAAAATAGACCTGCTGCCCTATGTGGATTTTGACCTGGCCCGTGCCCGGCGTTTTGCCGCAAAGCTCAATGAACATATTGATATTTTTGAGGTTTCCTGCCGTAATAGCCAGGGCCTTGAGGGCTGGTACAACTGGCTCCGGCGCATGCGTGCGGCCAAGAAGGCGGCCTGACGGCCTGACAGGGCGTTTTGCCCAGGCGCTTTGACAAGGTGCTTTGGCCCGGCAGGCTGCGGCATTGACGTCGGGCCCGGCGCAGGGACTGCGAGGACGCGTTTTTTGTAACAATAAAAGCCCCCGGCAACCTCTTTGGGTTTGTCGGGGGCTTTTATTGTTTTTGCAAAGGACCGGCGCAGTCGGCCGTGGGCGTGCTCAGCGGCCGCCTTCGCCGCCCTGATAGGCGGCCACGTCCACAATAAGACTGTGGGAAACGAGGCGCAGGGTCAGGGTAAAAAGCTGCACGTCGCCGTGGGGCGTGTCTGCGTCATCCAGGGCGGGCAGCAGGGTTGCAGGGGCCAGCATGATGGTGGCCTCGCCCACGTCGGCGGTCATGAAGTCGTCCACCGTGCGGCGCAGCAGGGCCTTTTGGCGTTGTGCGCTCAGGCCGGTCATTTCCGTAAAATTCATGTCCAGGCCGGGCAGTTCCGCCTGCCAGGGCGCGTAGCCCTGGGCATAGAGGGCGTCAAACAGCTTGTCCAGCGTGGGCGCGTCCAGGGGACGGCGCAGTTCCAGGTGATCCAGGCGGTCCGTGCCCACGCCGCCTTCGTCCGTGCCCGGCGAAAGGCGCGCCGCCCAGAGCATGCCGGCAAAGCCCAGGCTGGTTAGCACGGCACCGTTGTCGTCGCGTGGGGGGTGGGGGTCCAGCAGGGCGCAGACGTCCCGCATGGTCATGCCGGGGCGGAACTGGTCCAGGTGGCATACGGGACTGTGATCCGGGCCGGGCAATAACGGGGTTGCCTGCCCTGTAAGCCGGCGCTGGCCTTCCGGCCGCAGGGCGATCTGCAGAACCAGCGGATCCCCGCCGCTGAAGGTCAGCGCGCGCGCTTTGTCCAGGGGTATGGCCGCAAAATGCCAGAGAGCCAAGCCCGTATCCACGCGCAGGTCCGCCGTCCCGCCGGGATTTTCCACCAGGTCGCTGCCCTTGGGGGGCATATCCAGACGTACGTACTGCACCTGCCTCTGGTGCGTGACGCACAGGTTCAGCACGTCTGCCCCGCTGTTGTTGACAATGCGCAGCAACTGCGGCGGGCGACCGGCCGCTGGATTGGCGTGGGCCGCACAGGGCGCGCCGGCCGACAGCAGAATCGGAAGCAGCAGAAACAAAAGACGGAAGCAGCTGAAGGGCATAGGCGGACTCCTTGACGGTTGCAGCAACCCCTGAACAGTCTGCAGTATACCAGAGCGGCGGCTACGTCCGCAAGCGCACCACGCTCTTTACGCCCGTGGCCGTGGCTGTTATGGTCGGTAAAGGTGCGGGAGCCGTCAATACTTCAGTCCCCCAGCGCTCCAGGCCTGCGGTCCGTCCGCAGGAGATCGCCACGCCATTTTTCAGGAGAAATCATGCCTCAGGTCGTTCTTCAGTCCCGAAACTCTGACGCCGAATCCAAAGCCTGTTTCTGTCTGCGCCCTGCAGCTGTGGTGGCCGCCTGTTTTTTGCTGGCGGCGGCGGTGGTGCTGGCCTATCTGGGCGGGGTCATGAGCGGCAGGGCCTCCTGGCGCAGCCAGGCCCTCCAGGCGCAGGCGGCGCGGCAAGCGGCCCCGGAGGACGCTGCCGCCGGTGACAAGGATGCAAAGCAGGCCGATGCAGAACAGGGGGCGGGGCAGGGCATTCTGGCTCCGGAAGATCTGCGCTTTGCCCGTGTGCTGCGGGGCGAGAGCCTGCCCCCGGCCAAAACGGCCCCGGTGGCGGCTGCCGCCGCTCAGGCCGTTGTGCCCGCTGGTCCCAAAAGCGCGGGGCGAGAGTCTGCTCCCGGCCAGACGGCCGCACAGACAGCCGCCCCCGGCGGCACGGGGCAGGGCGCGGCTGCCGTGCAGGCGACCTCTCCGGCGCCTGCGGCCTTTGCGGCGTCTGCCCAGCCCACTCCCGGCGCCATGTCCGACTATGTCTTTCAGGTGGGCGCTTTCAAGGATGCGGACAGTGTGGACGGCCTGCGCCAGCGCCTGGAAGGCCGGGGGCTGCGTACCCGCATGGAACGATCCGGCAAACTCTATGTGGTGCTGGTTCTGTTGCGCGGCGACCAGGCCAGGGCCGCCGAAGTGGTGCACACCGCAGAAAGCATGGGCCTCGGCAAGCCCATTCAACGCAGTCGTAAACCTGTCCCCGTACAGAACTAGAGCTTTTCACCTTGCCCTTGCGTTTTCAGCTGTGCGTATCCCTATCAACAGCGGAACCGCAATTTTTCAAAGAAATTAATAAAAACATTAATAATATAGTATAGTTATAAAATACTTTTTGTTTTTTATAATATGATAATAATTACTATTTACAAAAAAATTTGCCCATGCCATAGTGTGCTCAGATGAGGGCGCACGAGCCGCCTTCCCTTGGAATAACCTTTAACCCAAGGAGACGAGCCATGCCGCAAGATCCCAAACTCACCACCAACGCCGGCGCCCCCGTAGCGGACAACAACCGGGTGCTCACAGCCGGCCCGCGCGGCCCCATGCTGTTGCAGGACGTCTGGTTTCTGGAAAAACTGGCCCATTTCGACCGTGAGGTCATCCCGGAACGACGCATGCACGCCAAGGGTTCCGGCGCCTACGGCACGTTTACTGTCACGCACGACATCTCCCGCTACACCCGTGCCGCCATGTTCGCCCAGGTGGGCAAAAAAACCGAGCTCTTTGCCCGCTTTTCCACAGTGGCCGGCGAGCGCGGCGCGGCCGATGCCGAACGCGACATCCGCGGCTTTGCCCTTAAATTTTATACGGAGGAAGGCAACTGGGACCTGGTGGGCAACAATACCCCCGTGTTCTTTTTGCGTGACCCGCTGAAATTTCCCGACCTCAACCATGTGGTCAAGCGCAATCCGCACACCAACATGCACAGTAATACGGACAACTGGGACTTCTGGACCTTGCTGCCGGAGGCGCTGCACCAGGTGACCGTGGTCATGAGCGACAGGGGCATTCCCGCTTCCTACCGCCACATGCACGGTTTCGGCAGCCATACCTTCAGTTGCATCAACGCTCAGAACGAACGCTTCTGGGTCAAATTCCACTTCAAAACGCAGCAAGGCATCAAAAATCTTACGGATGCCGAGGCACAGGAGCTGGTGGGCCGCGATCGCGACAGCCACCAGCGCGACCTTTTTGAGCATATAGAGAAGGGGGATTTCCCCCGCTGGACCATGTTTGTGCAGGTCATGCCTGAGGCGGACGCCGCCAAATTGCCCTACCATCCCTTTGACCTCACCAAGGTCTGGTACCACAAAGACTGCCCCATGCTGGAAGTGGGCGTGCTGGAGCTCAACCGCAATCCGGAAAACTACTTCGCCGAAGTGGAGCAGGCCGCCTTTAACCCCGCCAATGTGGTGCCGGGCATCGGCTTTTCGCCGGACAAAATGCTGCAGGGTCGCCTTTTCTCCTACGGCGATGCACAGCGCTACCGCCTGGGCGTGAACCATCATCTTATTCCGGTGAACCGGGCGCGTTGCCCTTTCCACAGTTATCACCGCGACGGACAAATGCGGGTGGACGGCAACTATGGCGGCCTGACCAACTACGAACCCAACAGCCACGGCGTGTGGCAGGAAAACCCGCAGGCGGCTGAGCCGCCCCTGAACATTGAGGGTGATGCCGACCACTGGCCCTTCCCCTGCGACGACGCAGATTATTTTGAACAGCCCGGCAAGCTCTTCAGGCTCATGACTCCGGAGCAGCAGGAGGCCCTGTTTGGCAATACGGCCCGCGCCATGGCGGGCGTGCCCAAGGATATTCAGCTGCGCCACATCCACCACTGTGCCAAGGCGGACCCGGCCTACGGCGCAGGCGTGGCCAAGGCTCTGGGCATTCCCGAAGCCGAGATCTGATCTCTGCCCTCTGTGCCCGACAGGGGCCTTATCGCGACTGACCATGCAGGCCCGGCTGACAAAGCCGGGCCTTCTGGTGTATGTCATGTCGGCGGGCGCGGGCTGCCGCGCCGTAATTGTCCGCCGTCAGACCGCCAAAAGGCGTTCCGCGGCGCGCCGTCAAGCGTTGGGCGGGCCTCTCATGGCCCTGGTCTGCCCCGCTGCAAAGGTAACCTGCGTGAGCTGAGGAGTCGCATGCGCATTCTGTACAATCCTTCCGTAGACCCCGCTTTCAATCTGGCCGCCGAAGACTGGCTGCTGCACCATACCAGTACGGATATCTTTATGCTTTGGCGCAATGATACGTCCGTCATTGTGGGGCGCAACCAGAACACCCTGGCTGAAATCAACCAGACCTTCGTGCTGGAGCGGCACATCCCTGTGGTACGCCGTCTTACGGGCGGCGGGGCAGTATTTCACGACCTGGGCAACCTTAATTTTACGTTCATCAGTTTGAACAACCTGGTCAGTCAGTTGGATTTCCAGCGTTTCGCCGCGCCCATGGTGGCGGCGCTCAACGCCCTGGGCGTGCCCTGCCAGTTCAATGGCCGCAACGATATGGTCGTTCAGGACAAGAAAATTTCCGGCAACGCCCAGCACGTGCACAAGGACAGGGTGCTGCACCACGGCACGCTGCTGTTCGCCTCTAATATTGAGGATATCTCAGGCGCGCTCAAACCTGGCGCGGCCAAATACAGCGACAAGGCCGTGAAAAGCGTGCGCAGCCGGGTGGGCAATATTGCCGATTTTTTGCCGCAACCCATGGGCATTGAAGATTTTACCGCTTACCTGCTGCGCTATATGACCGGCGACAGTCCGGCGGCGGACACCAGCCTGACCGGGGAAGAAACAGCGGCCATCACGGCGCTGGCGGCGGAAAAATACCGCTCCTGGGACTGGAATTTCGGCTATTCGCCCGACTACGGCTTCAGTCAGGCCACCCGCACGCCCGGCGGCGTGCTGGACGTGCGCATGGACGTGCAGGGCGGCCGCATTACGGGCCTGCGCCTGTTTGGCGACTATTTCGGCGTGCGGGACGTGGGCGAGCTGGAGGCCCTGATTGTGGGTTGCCAGCACGACCGGGCCGAGCTGGCCCAGCGTCTGAGCTCCGTGGACCTCA
This is a stretch of genomic DNA from Desulfovibrio legallii. It encodes these proteins:
- a CDS encoding hydrogenase maturation nickel metallochaperone HypA; this translates as MYIICAEWQDCPDALYLPGALDYHAPMHEMSIAQSLLQMAVEEISHRGCSRLQVVSVACGALSGVVPESLQFCFEILVKDTPHEGARLEITVLPLRLRCSQCGKVFGGEGQDALWEPCPDCGEQFGHVVEQGKELYLDRIEAL
- a CDS encoding lipoate--protein ligase gives rise to the protein MRILYNPSVDPAFNLAAEDWLLHHTSTDIFMLWRNDTSVIVGRNQNTLAEINQTFVLERHIPVVRRLTGGGAVFHDLGNLNFTFISLNNLVSQLDFQRFAAPMVAALNALGVPCQFNGRNDMVVQDKKISGNAQHVHKDRVLHHGTLLFASNIEDISGALKPGAAKYSDKAVKSVRSRVGNIADFLPQPMGIEDFTAYLLRYMTGDSPAADTSLTGEETAAITALAAEKYRSWDWNFGYSPDYGFSQATRTPGGVLDVRMDVQGGRITGLRLFGDYFGVRDVGELEALIVGCQHDRAELAQRLSSVDLNAYLQGVDLETFLDCLF
- a CDS encoding catalase, with product MPQDPKLTTNAGAPVADNNRVLTAGPRGPMLLQDVWFLEKLAHFDREVIPERRMHAKGSGAYGTFTVTHDISRYTRAAMFAQVGKKTELFARFSTVAGERGAADAERDIRGFALKFYTEEGNWDLVGNNTPVFFLRDPLKFPDLNHVVKRNPHTNMHSNTDNWDFWTLLPEALHQVTVVMSDRGIPASYRHMHGFGSHTFSCINAQNERFWVKFHFKTQQGIKNLTDAEAQELVGRDRDSHQRDLFEHIEKGDFPRWTMFVQVMPEADAAKLPYHPFDLTKVWYHKDCPMLEVGVLELNRNPENYFAEVEQAAFNPANVVPGIGFSPDKMLQGRLFSYGDAQRYRLGVNHHLIPVNRARCPFHSYHRDGQMRVDGNYGGLTNYEPNSHGVWQENPQAAEPPLNIEGDADHWPFPCDDADYFEQPGKLFRLMTPEQQEALFGNTARAMAGVPKDIQLRHIHHCAKADPAYGAGVAKALGIPEAEI
- a CDS encoding peptidoglycan glycosyltransferase, giving the protein MPFSCFRLLFLLLPILLSAGAPCAAHANPAAGRPPQLLRIVNNSGADVLNLCVTHQRQVQYVRLDMPPKGSDLVENPGGTADLRVDTGLALWHFAAIPLDKARALTFSGGDPLVLQIALRPEGQRRLTGQATPLLPGPDHSPVCHLDQFRPGMTMRDVCALLDPHPPRDDNGAVLTSLGFAGMLWAARLSPGTDEGGVGTDRLDHLELRRPLDAPTLDKLFDALYAQGYAPWQAELPGLDMNFTEMTGLSAQRQKALLRRTVDDFMTADVGEATIMLAPATLLPALDDADTPHGDVQLFTLTLRLVSHSLIVDVAAYQGGEGGR
- a CDS encoding SPOR domain-containing protein, translating into MPQVVLQSRNSDAESKACFCLRPAAVVAACFLLAAAVVLAYLGGVMSGRASWRSQALQAQAARQAAPEDAAAGDKDAKQADAEQGAGQGILAPEDLRFARVLRGESLPPAKTAPVAAAAAQAVVPAGPKSAGRESAPGQTAAQTAAPGGTGQGAAAVQATSPAPAAFAASAQPTPGAMSDYVFQVGAFKDADSVDGLRQRLEGRGLRTRMERSGKLYVVLVLLRGDQARAAEVVHTAESMGLGKPIQRSRKPVPVQN
- a CDS encoding tetratricopeptide repeat protein, with the translated sequence MRQPKFSGVHSLSTGWKDDRRKILFFVWELPDGAYAVQELDSALQPLAAAERISTRAFRKNFCLEPEVLVMPMANPDPALWQPSGKVAQQPLAAVQAPATTQTQASSPATPPLQAAREAARQAQSARGAAARRLVAPQPAATQPSDTPYAATPQAHAAARLTVRTAGPTAAGPDVRVARQAAPPTLFEPGATAPAGQAFDLQRAHLARLTEDNLRETFRQTLLRLKRPKERQAALAALEQLAQTNENITPGHKHMFRDFGVRLRQNALPDLALLFSRKAVELAPDDDHAHFNLARILCLLGRYDEAASHVRTAIHMDAQEPVYIRMLAHIRKEKLQHKGSAAPSTPH
- a CDS encoding AMIN domain-containing protein, producing MNKAILSLLLAVCILGMALIMLNDRLRGPGVTPPPADLAAPATVDALPAVVPPASPQAAAPEAVRPAVQPLDADEPPAPLSAPQALPGAAPQATTTQPPAMQTTAQAERQAPAAPRPEPMEQPRPHTAAQTAPKPAPTAKAEAPKPAPATKAEAAKPAPAQQAITRFVIFSRETGATVRLVGNRPLVYKPMQLTGPHRVVVDLDGTWQIKAPGVPKNPLVTNVRIGKMGDRTRVVIDLTAKPQKTRYTLSKDKRTLDIRVDQ
- the hypB gene encoding hydrogenase nickel incorporation protein HypB, yielding MQIPVVRNVLEANEKMAAHVRRLLSDKGILTLNLISSPGAGKTTLLERTLRDLAGEFRMAVVEGDLQTDNDARRVAATGAQAVQINTDGGCHLDSNMVLTALESLNLDGVDILFIENVGNLVCPVEFDCGEDAKVALLSVTEGDDKPEKYPLLFNLAKAMVLNKIDLLPYVDFDLARARRFAAKLNEHIDIFEVSCRNSQGLEGWYNWLRRMRAAKKAA
- a CDS encoding EAL domain-containing protein; protein product: MHRLPDGSYRGLLVEYMEAVARKAHLQLEPVDGGNWAHCLRLLEQGEADILPGVFYTPQRAQKMLFPALPMGNAFVTLSVRADDPRYDHARPAAFNGMRVGVVLQSKATEHFKNFYQAQNLSTTVVPFLSTAAMLTALRQGTVDGAAVAYLGENMPFKPVVRLAAEPFYLALSPRKAYLLADINAAQREMARDAADHSLELLQKKTVALPRHNDFTAEEEDFIKHGRPITVAYGPDAPPLQYQDAQTGAFTGIVRNIFTQLEQNCGLRFHYVPMPLPRAVELAEKNEIDVLACLTGDFLQDKSLNLRTSRPYLRSVSVRLSRGDIRATDEARVALQEGLLLSAQAAAALPGRNIVQHQSLRACLDDLTGNRVDAVYTNLHMARALLAEPPYAGLRVEVQPHLLSNLRMGVAPQADSRIFSILDKCLQALPPTDIDGPVLANLPATGKVSLPEFIRQHPVGTMGGTVAVFGLVVALLACALAIKSGSKRRIENLLYRDVLTGMPNLEKFREDSTQLLKTGQDRYALLMGDICQFKAINDQLGFSRGDEVLRAYSAILQGRVSSAERCARVSSDIFVLLLRYTGWEQLSARMGQIESALDSWRRSQELPYKICTVYGAYEVLADEDKDVQRMLDLANYARHEAKRTPNTRLMRYDEQMRQEALLHQELNSRLETALSNGELTPWFQAKVDMRTGSIIGAEALVRWNHPTRGLLMPGSFIPLFERNGLVTSIDLYVFEEVCKALRSWQLRNLPTHIISCNFSQLHFDRKDFPQQLAEIAARYDVPHALLEVEITESAIMKNPEAAWMQIIQLKQMGFKTAIDDFGTGYSSLGLVQMLNTDVIKVDRSFVQRDLPGQRAQVVLGNIIRMALELDMAVICEGVETAEQAAILMRLGCFKAQGFFYAKPEPERDFEARLALQPF
- a CDS encoding helix-turn-helix domain-containing protein — protein: MQVYPYLAEALAEVIEALRTERGMTKSSLAERASLERRYLREIEQRLKRPTVNAVYAICDALEVPPEDFFQRVSREIEKKKRSRSLCAQTSLRTGQ